Proteins found in one Thunnus maccoyii chromosome 5, fThuMac1.1, whole genome shotgun sequence genomic segment:
- the lactb gene encoding serine beta-lactamase-like protein LACTB, mitochondrial isoform X1 — translation MSRLFMPNRFCAKCTLLPTREPALLTLRAGARVKQQQADKRGVFIQQQRHYVGGSNTAFSKYRSKSRIWLCGVGVGIALAVGLKYRADTASSSCDDKVTVSQRTDRYSAAIKVSRDLVERIQVGIEAEVGAPGLVVGVSVDGAQIWSEGFGYADLENRVPCRPETVMRIASISKPLTSAAAARLCEEGKLDLDVPVQKYVPEFPQKQFDGQHVTITPRMILSHLSGIRHYEKDAKKVREDKEKAKRLLKPPVKEKDDEKNSSENKEKPTKEQNTKGKEATQAQKKKEFEHEEYYLKDNFESVTQALDLFKDDPLIFKPGTTFLYSTHAFTLLSAVMEQAAGQRFLDLMMNMFREVGMLNTVPDENEPIIYHRSRFYHLNKRGRVVNCPYVDNSYKWAGGGFLSTVGDLLLFGNALLYSYQVAHLKDTEGLLPGFLKPKTALDLWAAVDRTEASWDKDGRYAQGWLVVEELQKYGQCRKRRHYVSHTGGAVGASSVLLVLPSEETAQCHGQTPLLPQGVVVTIITNMQSVGLNSTALKIAHEFDKARSL, via the exons ATGTCACGGTTGTTTATGCCAAATCGTTTCTGTGCCAAATGTACCCTGCTGCCAACGCGCGAGCCGGCTTTGTTGACACTGCGAGCCGGAGCGCgagtcaaacagcagcaggcagatAAACGGGGTGTTTTTATCCAACAACAAAGACATTATGTCGGAGGGTCAAACACAGCCTTTTCTAAATACAGATCAAAGTCCAGGATATGGCTGTGTGGGGTCGGTGTGGGGATTGCTTTGGCTGTCGGACTGAAATACCGCGCAGACACAGCGAGTAGTTCCTGTGATGATAAAGTGACAGTTTCACAGAGGACTGATCGGTACAGCGCTGCCATTAAAGTGAGCAGAGACCTTGTGGAGCGGATACAGGTAGGCATAGAG GCTGAGGTCGGGGCTCCAGGGCTGGTGGTTGGGGTCTCTGTGGATGGTGCTCAGATCTGGAGTGAAG GGTTCGGTTATGCTGATTTGGAGAATCGTGTGCCATGCAGACCAGAAACCGTGATGCGAATCGCCAGCATCAGTAAGCCCCTCacatctgcagctgctgcacgACTGTGTGAGGAGGGAAAACTAGATCTTGACGTCCCAGTCCAGAAATATGTCCCTGAGTTTCCCCAAAAACAGTTTGATGGACAGCAT GTCACAATAACCCCTCGTATGATTCTGTCCCACCTAAGCGGTATACGGCATTACGAGAAGGATGCAAAGAAAGTGAGGGAGGACAAGGAGAAAGCCAAGCGACTTTTGAAGCCacctgtgaaagagaaagatgatgaAAAGAACTCGtctgaaaacaaagagaaaccCACAAAAGAACAGAACACAAAAGGCAAAGAAGCCACCCAGGCTCAGAAGAAAAAAGAGTTTGAGCACGAAGAGTACTACTTAAAGGACAACTTTGAAAGTGTCACTCAGGCCTTGGACCTCTTCAAGGATGACCCACTCATTTTCAAACCTG GCACTACTTTTCTCTACTCCACCCATGCCTTCACCCTACTTAGTGCTGTTATGGAGCAGGCTGCCGGCCAGCGCTTCCTGGATCTTATGATGAACATGTTCCGTGAAGTGGGAATGCTCAATACTGTGCCTGATGAGAATGAACCTATTATTTACCACCGTTCCAG ATTTTATCATCTCAACAAGAGAGGACGTGTTGTGAACTGCCCATACGTAGACAACTCTTACAAGTGGGCGGGAGGCGGCTTCCTTTCCACTGTGGGagacctgctgctgtttggtaACGCTCTACTCTACAGCTACCAGGTGGCCCACCTGAAGGACACTGAAGGTTTGCTGCCAGGCTTCCTCAAACCCAAAACCGCCCTGGATCTCTGGGCAGCAGTTGACAGGACAGAGGCCAGCTGGGATAAGGATGGACGGTATGCCCAAGGCTGGCTGGTAGTGGAGGAACTGCAGAAATACGGCCAGTGCAGGAAGCGCAGGCACTATGTGTCGCACACAGGAGGCGCTGTGGGGGCTAGCAGTGTCCTCCTGGTGTTACCCAGTGAAGAGACAGCCCAGTGCCATGGACagacccccctcctcccacaaGGGGTAGTGGTCACCATCATCACTAACATGCAGTCTGTGGGACTCAACAGCACAGCGCTGAAAATTGCACATGAGTTTGACAAAGCCAGAAGCCTGTAA
- the lactb gene encoding serine beta-lactamase-like protein LACTB, mitochondrial isoform X2 — MSRLFMPNRFCAKCTLLPTREPALLTLRAGARVKQQQADKRGVFIQQQRHYVGGSNTAFSKYRSKSRIWLCGVGVGIALAVGLKYRADTASSSCDDKVTVSQRTDRYSAAIKVSRDLVERIQAEVGAPGLVVGVSVDGAQIWSEGFGYADLENRVPCRPETVMRIASISKPLTSAAAARLCEEGKLDLDVPVQKYVPEFPQKQFDGQHVTITPRMILSHLSGIRHYEKDAKKVREDKEKAKRLLKPPVKEKDDEKNSSENKEKPTKEQNTKGKEATQAQKKKEFEHEEYYLKDNFESVTQALDLFKDDPLIFKPGTTFLYSTHAFTLLSAVMEQAAGQRFLDLMMNMFREVGMLNTVPDENEPIIYHRSRFYHLNKRGRVVNCPYVDNSYKWAGGGFLSTVGDLLLFGNALLYSYQVAHLKDTEGLLPGFLKPKTALDLWAAVDRTEASWDKDGRYAQGWLVVEELQKYGQCRKRRHYVSHTGGAVGASSVLLVLPSEETAQCHGQTPLLPQGVVVTIITNMQSVGLNSTALKIAHEFDKARSL; from the exons ATGTCACGGTTGTTTATGCCAAATCGTTTCTGTGCCAAATGTACCCTGCTGCCAACGCGCGAGCCGGCTTTGTTGACACTGCGAGCCGGAGCGCgagtcaaacagcagcaggcagatAAACGGGGTGTTTTTATCCAACAACAAAGACATTATGTCGGAGGGTCAAACACAGCCTTTTCTAAATACAGATCAAAGTCCAGGATATGGCTGTGTGGGGTCGGTGTGGGGATTGCTTTGGCTGTCGGACTGAAATACCGCGCAGACACAGCGAGTAGTTCCTGTGATGATAAAGTGACAGTTTCACAGAGGACTGATCGGTACAGCGCTGCCATTAAAGTGAGCAGAGACCTTGTGGAGCGGATACAG GCTGAGGTCGGGGCTCCAGGGCTGGTGGTTGGGGTCTCTGTGGATGGTGCTCAGATCTGGAGTGAAG GGTTCGGTTATGCTGATTTGGAGAATCGTGTGCCATGCAGACCAGAAACCGTGATGCGAATCGCCAGCATCAGTAAGCCCCTCacatctgcagctgctgcacgACTGTGTGAGGAGGGAAAACTAGATCTTGACGTCCCAGTCCAGAAATATGTCCCTGAGTTTCCCCAAAAACAGTTTGATGGACAGCAT GTCACAATAACCCCTCGTATGATTCTGTCCCACCTAAGCGGTATACGGCATTACGAGAAGGATGCAAAGAAAGTGAGGGAGGACAAGGAGAAAGCCAAGCGACTTTTGAAGCCacctgtgaaagagaaagatgatgaAAAGAACTCGtctgaaaacaaagagaaaccCACAAAAGAACAGAACACAAAAGGCAAAGAAGCCACCCAGGCTCAGAAGAAAAAAGAGTTTGAGCACGAAGAGTACTACTTAAAGGACAACTTTGAAAGTGTCACTCAGGCCTTGGACCTCTTCAAGGATGACCCACTCATTTTCAAACCTG GCACTACTTTTCTCTACTCCACCCATGCCTTCACCCTACTTAGTGCTGTTATGGAGCAGGCTGCCGGCCAGCGCTTCCTGGATCTTATGATGAACATGTTCCGTGAAGTGGGAATGCTCAATACTGTGCCTGATGAGAATGAACCTATTATTTACCACCGTTCCAG ATTTTATCATCTCAACAAGAGAGGACGTGTTGTGAACTGCCCATACGTAGACAACTCTTACAAGTGGGCGGGAGGCGGCTTCCTTTCCACTGTGGGagacctgctgctgtttggtaACGCTCTACTCTACAGCTACCAGGTGGCCCACCTGAAGGACACTGAAGGTTTGCTGCCAGGCTTCCTCAAACCCAAAACCGCCCTGGATCTCTGGGCAGCAGTTGACAGGACAGAGGCCAGCTGGGATAAGGATGGACGGTATGCCCAAGGCTGGCTGGTAGTGGAGGAACTGCAGAAATACGGCCAGTGCAGGAAGCGCAGGCACTATGTGTCGCACACAGGAGGCGCTGTGGGGGCTAGCAGTGTCCTCCTGGTGTTACCCAGTGAAGAGACAGCCCAGTGCCATGGACagacccccctcctcccacaaGGGGTAGTGGTCACCATCATCACTAACATGCAGTCTGTGGGACTCAACAGCACAGCGCTGAAAATTGCACATGAGTTTGACAAAGCCAGAAGCCTGTAA
- the LOC121897381 gene encoding pro-neuregulin-4, membrane-bound isoform-like isoform X1, producing MLYVLLCFQVTGRKIFQMMADHGDPCDGQEATYCINGGTCYKISSMDTLSCVCNENYKGSRCEQFQLFSSSTNAGEAGLIAAMVIVALLILMVLAAVIYYICKVLKAKQQSQQSSQQQYWRVKPRV from the exons ATGCtttatgtgttgttgtgttttcaggtaacaggaagaaaaatattCCAAATGATGGCag ATCACGGAGACCCCTGTGATGGGCAGGAAGCAACCTATTGCATAAATGGAGGGACATGCTATAAAATATCTTCTATGGATACACTCTCTTGTGT GTGCAATGAAAATTACAAAGGCAGCAGATGTGAGCAGTTCCAGCTCTTCAGCAGCTCCACCAATGCAGGGGAGGCCGGGTTAATTGCAGCCATGGTCATTGTTGCCCTCCTCATCTTAATGGTGCTGGCAGCTGTTATCTACTACATATGCAA GGTGTTGAAAGCCAAGCAGCAGAGCCAACAGAGCAGTCAGCAACAGTATTGGAGAGTAAAACCCAGAGTATGA
- the LOC121897381 gene encoding pro-neuregulin-4, membrane-bound isoform-like isoform X2, whose amino-acid sequence MMADHGDPCDGQEATYCINGGTCYKISSMDTLSCVCNENYKGSRCEQFQLFSSSTNAGEAGLIAAMVIVALLILMVLAAVIYYICKVLKAKQQSQQSSQQQYWRVKPRV is encoded by the exons ATGATGGCag ATCACGGAGACCCCTGTGATGGGCAGGAAGCAACCTATTGCATAAATGGAGGGACATGCTATAAAATATCTTCTATGGATACACTCTCTTGTGT GTGCAATGAAAATTACAAAGGCAGCAGATGTGAGCAGTTCCAGCTCTTCAGCAGCTCCACCAATGCAGGGGAGGCCGGGTTAATTGCAGCCATGGTCATTGTTGCCCTCCTCATCTTAATGGTGCTGGCAGCTGTTATCTACTACATATGCAA GGTGTTGAAAGCCAAGCAGCAGAGCCAACAGAGCAGTCAGCAACAGTATTGGAGAGTAAAACCCAGAGTATGA